Below is a genomic region from Rhodohalobacter sp. 614A.
CCGTCCCCTTCCGTGAAAAATAAATTCTCCCGGATTTTCAGCAACGTTTTCCATCAAATCCGCATTTGTTCCGCTGTTGATAATCAAGTCTAGTTTTCCGTCTCCTGTCCAGTCAACCAAATGAAATTTTCTTCGTCCGCTCGATCCGGCCCATCCGGCATTCAGTCTTAATGGTTTTCTGTCAAGATCTTTACCCGAATCATTCATGTATTCTTTTATTCCCGGCACTCTAAAAATCGTTGAAATCGTCATTGGAGAAACAGGTCGGCGTGCCCTGGCCAGATAGGCGAGATCTCCTTCTTCATTGTAGGAAACCAAATCTTCGGGGTGACCAACGGTACCAATTTCAATCGCATGATGCCCGCTTTCATAAACAGAAGGCACGCCTTTATCTGCGTAGAAAATGCGTTTGGGTGGCATCAGCTTAAGCTCACCGTTTACTTTTTTTCGTTCATAAAATGCAAGAAATCCTTCCTGATCCAACCCAACCAGATCCGTCAATCCATCTTCATTCAAATCGATAGCCTGGGGCGTACTTCTCCATTGGGTCACAAGATCTTTTCCTACCGGTTCCCACCAGAACCAGGCCGGCTTTGGATTAGCCCGCTGCCATTCCACCTGAACAGGTTTTGCAGCAGCAAGCTTTGGTTTACTTCGGGTTCCGATATTTTCATACCACATTATTTTTCCCAGAATGGAATTAATGATGATATCTGGCAGGCCATTTCCATTCCAGTCAGCTACGGATAATACCGTGTAGCCCCATTTTGCTTCTGCCGGTCCCTGGATAGAACCATTTTCTCCGGCAAGAATCCGGATCACGTCACCGTCCGCTTCCAGGTATTCGGGTGCGGCCCATTTCGGCGGATATCCACCAAGATTTTCAACAAACAAGAGATATCCCGCGGTGTTGCCCGCAATGATATCCTGGTTGCCGTCGCCATTCCAGTCGTACGCAAATGGCGTTGCAAGAGCTCCGATTTTTACTTCATCAGCTTTTTGTTTGAAATAAACAGGATCTTCAAATACAGGTACATCATTCACAATGCGACCGGTATTTCGCACAAACGCCACGCGGCCATCTTCATCTCCAACAATCAAATCCACATTTCCGTCTTTATCCCAGTCGAGTGCGGAGGGAGTGATCATTTCGAGATCCATTTTCACAACATTGCCATTATTTTTCAAGAGTTTACCCGGAGCATATTTCGGATTCGTACGAGTCCCGATATTTTTGAAAAACGTAAACTTGTCTAAAAATTCACCCAGCATAAGATCTGGTAACCCATCGCCGTCAAAATCTGCAAAGTTTGGGGATGGCATTCCGTATACTTCCACCGGCTCATCTCCGGCCATCACTTTTTTCGGTTCAGCATAGTCGGGATTTTCATCCGTGCCTTTATTTTCCATCCAGTAAATGAATGCCCGCAATGGACCATTTACCCATTTTCCCTCTTTTGTGTATGCATCATCCCAGCGATAATCCCGCCAGTCACTGGCACCGATAATTAGATCTGTGGCACCATCTCCGTTGTAATCAAAATATTTCCATTGGTTAGCCCGGCCGATGTAAAATTCGGGATCAAATGGAATCTCTACAGGATTTTCGAGGAATGTATTTTTGTAATCGGGATAGGCTTTTCCGGGTTGTGTAATCACCCAGGAATCCTCTAAATGTGAAATCTGCATATTATAGCTGGCAGTGGAGGCACTCAGCCGTTTTCCCTTTTCGAAAACAAGTGGGCCTTTTTCATCGGTTGTTCCCTCAAAAAGGTAGATTCCGTTATAGGGGCGTCCGCCGGAACCTAATAGAAGGTCATTCTGGCCATCTTCATCAAAATCCACCGGAAAAGGGGTTGCCCATAACCCAACTCCGAGGTCTACGGTAATATCCGGATTGTTGTAACTGAGACGCGTAAGTGTACTGAAATCCTTTTCTTGCTCTGAGGGTTGAACCTGCCCGGTAGAATCTGCCCGTAAAACCTCGGATTCTGTACTTTTATTAAACTCAAGAGGTTCCGAATTGACCGCACTCACCAAAAATATCATGAGTGTAATCGTATACATTATGGAAGGGAAGTGAGACTTATTTTTCATGATTTACAAAATTATATTGCTGAAATTAATTCATGTCTTTTTGAGGCAGAACAATCGAAAGCAGAAATCCCGTGAGAAAAATTACAAGAGTTCCAATCACGATCGTGAGATAGCTGTGGAGTGAATATTGATAAGCTTCCAGAGAACCGCCGAAATAGGCCGGTGAAAGGCTCATCCATATAATGATCAACAGGCCAATTCCAACGCCAATCATTGCCGGTAAATTGGATACTTTTTGAGAGAAAAAACCAAGCAGAAACAGGCCCAGCATACCGCCGCTGAAAATTCCCGCAAGATTCCACCAGATATCCAGAGCACTTTCTACTCTGATGATCAAAAAAGAGATCAAAACGCCGAGCAAGCAAATCGCGGCCGAGGCTGTATAAAGTACTTTAACGGACTTATTTTCGCTTACTTTTTGTTTTGTATATCGCTTATAGAAATCATTCAGAATAACTGTGGCACCGCTGTTCAGGCTGGTTGAAATGGTACTCATTCCCGCTGCAAAAATAGAGGCAATCAACAATCCGGTAATGCCAGTTGGAAGTCCGTTTACAATAAAATAAGGAAAAACACTGTCGGCCATTCCGGCTTCTTTGAACTCGGCAGGAAGCAGATCGGGATATACATTATAGTAGACAAATAATCCTGTGCCGATCATAAAAAAGAGCAGTGAAACGGGAATGTATAGCAGTCCTCCGCCAAACGCCGATGAGATCGCTTCTTTCTCATTTCGGGCAGTCATGTACCGCTGAATGTAATTCTGGTCAATTCCGTAATTTTGGAGATTGATAAAAATGCCATAAATGAAAACAATCCAGAATGTAGATTCGGTCAGGCTGAGGCTGAAATTTCCGAGGCTGAATTTATCATATTGAGCAGCAACATCGAAATATTGAGAAGGTCCTTCCGGGAGTGAAAACATTAACACAGCCAGCGTGATGATGGCTCCAAAAATCAAAATAATGGCCTGAATAGCATCGGTCCAGATGACCGCTTTTATCCCACCGAGAATGGAATAGATCATCACACTGATTCCTGTAATAATGATGATAATTCTCATATCCCATCCGAGAATTACGTACATCGGTAGTGCAAGCAAATAGAGAATCACGGCTACGCGCATTACCTGAGTGAGAAGCCAAAAGGAAGCGACATAATTTTTTGCCCACGGACCAAACCGTTCTTCCAGATAGGTATAGGCTGACGGACTTCCCACCTTTCTATAGAGTGGAATAAAAAACTTAATGGCCATAAAAATGGCTACGGGAATAGAAAGACTGAATACAAATGAATTCCAGTTGGAGGAAAAGGCCGATCCCGGCAATGCAAGAAAACTGATACTGCTTACAAATGTGGCGAAAATAGAAAGTCCGATCACCCATGCCGGAAGTGTTCCGGAACCCGTAGAATAATCATCAGAGGTTCGTTCTTTCTGATAGAATGAAATCCCAAAAAGAATAATCCCCAGCAGGTAGATGATAAAAATAATGATATCTATTGTACTCATTGAATCACTTCTCCCAAATCGAGTTGTTTTAAAGCCTCACGGATTTTTTCTTTTTCCTGTCCTTCAAAAGCATGAAATGGCAAGGCAAAGGTGTCGCTGCAAATTCCCATTAAAGACAGAGCACATTTCACACCCTGTAAATATTTCATGGGTGAATTACCCACCGTATAAAGTCCGGAACTGATGGCAAGGATTTTCTTCTGAAGCTGCTGCATTCGGTTAAAATCTTTCTCTTTGGCAGCATTATACATATCCACATACACGGTGGGAAACATATTGGCGCCACCATTCACGCCGCCGTGTCCACCTGAGAGCATGGTTTGCATCAGAATTTCTTCCGGCCCGACCAGAACCGTGAAGTCAGGATTGTCCTTCAAAAGGCTTAATACTTTTTGGAAATAAATTACATCACCCGAACTGTCTTTAAACCCAATAATATTAGGATTTTTGGCTAATTCCTGAACGGTCTCCGGGGCAAAATTTACTTTAGTATGAGAAGGCATGTTATACAGAAACAGCGGCAACGGTGACTGATCCGCAAGTGTCCGGAAATAGTTCAGCAATTCAGGCTGATTCGCTGCAAAATAGTAAGGCGGTGCCGCAACTACCGAATCTGCTCCGGCATCCGAAGCTTTTTCAGCCAGACGTATGCTTTCTGTGACAGATGTATCTGTAATCCCCACTAAAACAGGAACGCTTCCATCCACTTGTGCACAAACTTTTTCTGTGATTTCAGCGCGGAGATTATAACTCAGACCGGGGCCTTCTCCGGTGGTGCCGAGAATGAATAATCCATGAACACCGCCTGCAAGAATGTGATCGATCAAACGCTCCAGACCTTCGTGATCTAAAGTGTTCTGATCGAGTAATGGGGTAACCACCGGAGGAATAATTCCGTGATATTTTTCAGATTGATTTGAAGTCATAATTTTTTTGATATCCTTATTTCAATTCTTTTTAGAGTTAACTCTTGGAAATCTGGCTCCGGCTTCGTGTAATTTTTGAAGCAGTTCAGCTTTCATCATTTGAGTGTCCCAGGGTCTTTCAGAACTCAAGTCGTTCTGCTCTGACGGATCTTTTGCTAAATCATACAATTCAGCTTTATCACCATCATAAAAATAAACCAGTTTTAAATTTCCTTTACGCATCGCTGATTGCGGAAGCGTTTGGCTGACATATCCGGTTTCAAGCCCAATATGAGACTGCGTTTTTTCAAATTCGCCTCCTTCCGGATGGTAATAAGGAAAATGCCAGTATAAGGTTCGATTTTTAAACGTATCGATTTCATCATCATAAAAAAGCGGAACAATGGATTTCCCATCCAAACCTTGTTCATAGTTTTCCACACCGGCCAGGTCCATAAATGTAGGTTTAAGATCGACTTGTGAAACGGGTGCGTCGCTTTGGGAACCGGCTTCCACAACACCCGGCCAGCGGACAACAAACGGGACCCGAATTCCGCCTTCGTATACATTCCATTTACTTCCCCGGAACGGACGCGTAAACGCATATACCGGGTGGCCGCCATTATCAGAAGTTAAAATTACCACGGTATCGTCTGCCAGATCTTCGTTGTCAATAGCATCAAGTAACTCGCCTACATAGTGATCCACAATTTCTACAAAGGCAGCATACACAACACGTTCTTCGGAAAGATCCGGGCCTGCTTTTTTGCGATATTTATCGATGAGCCATTGGGCATTTACTTCCACCGGCGTGTGAACATAATAGTGGCTCACATACAAAAAGAATGGCTTTTTATGATCCTGTTTAAGAAAATCAATCGCCCGATTCGTCAAGGCGTCAACCGGATATTCACCTTTTTTATACTCTTTGGTGTCTTTCTTTTGCCCGCCAACGGTGTAACTATAGGGATGTGAACCGAAGGTTTCCTTGGCAAAATCAAACCCCTGATGCTCAGGCCCAAACTCTGTTGACCATCCCATGTAGTGCTTATTATGCGCGGCGACATGCCATTTTCCGGAAATTGCTGTTTCGTAGCCACCTTTCTTCAATGCTTCCGCCACGGTTACTTCTTCCAGGGGAAGATTCAGCGTAAATGGTGGGGGAACTAAATCGTAACCTTCAAATTTTTTGATCCACTCTTCATCATCCCAGGAATAATCGTCGGTTTCGTTTTTGGTTACGAATTCGAAATTGAGCCGGGCCGGTGTTTTTCCAGTCAAAAGTGCAGCTCGTGAAGGACTACACAACGGCGCCGAGGCATAGCCGTTCGTAAATTTCTTTCCTTCTTTTACCAATCGATCCATATTGGGCGTTTCTGTCAAATTCTGCCCAAATTCTTTTCCGTATGATGACACATCTGAATAGCCCATATCATCAATATAGATGAGGATGATGTTTGGCTTCTCCTGGTTTTTCGAACCTTGGGCTGATAACCGGCTGCTTAATCCGGCTATCATCAGGAGTGAAAAAAGGAAGTTTATAATGAGCCTGTTGTGTGCGCGTCTTTTCATTTAATCATCAATTTTTAGTCTGTCATTTTCAACGTCACGAGCCCATTGCCGGAGGTAAACCCGCATTTTTTGATACTGTGTTCTATTTTCGTCGGACACATCGACGGATTCGGAGGGATCATCTGCAATATTATAAAGTACCGGCCGGGCAGAAGACTCCGCATCCGGTACATTCCTTGTCACATATGGCCGAACCAGTTTCCAATCTCCATCTCTTATCGCAGCATTATGCGAATACATTGGTACGCCACGGTTCCACTGCCAATACCTGTAAGGAGGTAAATCACCGGCAGCATTTTTATCAAAAAGAATATCCCTGAAACTCCCGCCATCCCATTTCAGGTCTTCCTTCACGTCCAGAGAAAGCAGGTCTGCCAATGTTGGAAGAACGTCAGTAAATTGAATCACCTGGTCTCTTTCTCCCGGCTGAAGCGTATCGGGCCACCGCACCACAAACGGAACATGAATCCCGCCCTCATTCACCGTATACTTGGTGCCTTTCATATCTACATTAAACCGTTCTCCCGGAATGGGATCAGGTCCGTTATCACTTGAAAAAAGAATGATGGTATTATCATCGATTTCAAGTTTCTTTAATTCGTCTACAAGCTCACCAATTCCCCGGTCCATCACTTCAATCATTGCATAGATGGTGGACGTATTTTTGTTAAATCCTTTGTCTAAATAATTCTGGATGAGTTCCTCCGGCGCGCTTAACGGACGGTGAGGCGCATAATGTGCCAGGAACAAAAAGAATGGTTCGGCTTTATGCCGGTTCACAAAATTTTTGGCTCTTTCTGTCAGGTCATTGGTGAGGTATTTGTCATCCACATCATGATAGGTACCCTGAACATCAAGACTATATTTAAAATAGGTTTCGGATACATTAAAGCCGACAAAACCTTCAAATTCATCAAATCCCCTGTTAAGTGGATGATATTCTTCGCCGAGGCCGTTATGCCACTTGCCGATCAGCCCGGTTTTGTAGCCATTCTCCTGAAAAACATTTCCAATGGTTACTTCACTTTTAGCAATTCGGGAAAGTTCCGGATACTGCTGCATGTTTAATGTAACGGAGCCCGTTCGATGTGGATATCGTCCCGTCATTAGTGCGGCCCGGGATGGCGAACACACGGCAGAACCGGAATACGCATGATTGAAATAAACTCCTTCATCAATCAGCTTATCAAGAGAGGGCGTTTTGGTGATTCCGCCATTAAAGGATGCAAGATCTCCGATGGCAAAATCATCCGCTAAAATCAGGATGACATTGGGTGTTTGATGAACCTCTTCCTCTTTTTGAGATTCTGATGTGCATGAAACTGAACTGCCGCTCCAAAACAGAATCGTAATCACAACAAATAATTTCGCTGGAAATTTCATGGTTTCATCCTTTTTTGAATGGTGATTATTCATACTGCCTGAAGTCTTTGATCCGTTTGAAGATGATATAATTAGAATCATGAGCATTATGAGCGTTTCTGCCTTCATGATCGGGGTAAGCCGTCCGTATCACAGAAACAATGTCGTTGTTTTCAAACAGCCAGTCTGCGTACTGAAAACCAACATGTTTTACATCGGGATGTTGATAGATGATTTTGTTGATTTTCCAATCCGTCAGATTTTTTGATGAAACCAGGACTAAGGTATTGCGAATTTGATCAGGGCGGAATTCACTAAAATCAGCGTACTCTTCCGGTATATAATTCACTAAAGACCAATACTTTTGGGAGGTATCATCATAGCGTATCGTAAATTTTTTCGTTCCACCGGGTAAATCAATAAATCCTGTTTCCGGAGTAAAGGATACCGTTTCGCCATTCTCTGAAATATTAACAACCGCTGCCTTGCCATAGATGGGTTCCGGCCGGAAATCGGCACGCAAAACGTTTACCAATTCATCATTCGGTGTCACAACAATATTTCCTTCCAGCCACGCATACCCTTCCCATTTTTCGTGATCATATTGCAGGCGATTGCTGATCGTCCAACTGGAAGCATCCAATAAATCACTATCTACAGGTGCAGAAACAACTAACGCCCTGAAATTTTCGCCCCATTTTTCCGGCGGATACCGATCTTCCATGGCCCGCCAAATTCTTCCGTTGTGAGTGACAACCGGAACGGGAGCTGTATGATATTCATAATCTGTATTTAAAAGCCCGGTATGTTCGTCCACAGGAGTGGTCCATGTATGCCCTCCGTCTGTACTTTTCCGGATTGCCAGGTCTCCATATTCGTCTGTTGATCCCATCAGATATAAATCCCCATCCAGCGTAAAAAGACCAGCCCAAAATGTATTCGGGACGTCGGTTATAAACGTCCAGCTTTTGCCCTGATCATTCGAAGAAAATAGTTTAGCGGCACGGGGTTTCTCCGATTTGTTGATGGCAGGACCAAACGGATCAATCGAAACCACATATGTGCCGTTTTCTAAAACAGCAATAGATGGCGAGCCCAAATAAAGGCCTGTCTCTGCACTTGAATAATCAACAATCACTCCTTCTAAATCGAATGCTTGAGCATACAGTGAGCCCGAAAACAAAAATAAGATGAACAAGCACTGTACAGCCATTCTCTCTTTTGACATTCTTTTCATACGCCAGCTCCCATTAGAAACAGGTGCGCCGTTCTGAAAAGAACAGGCTGGAGAAAAATGTGTATGAGAATATTGACTGTTGATAATCATTGGGTTTTTATCAAAAAACTATCATTGTTGAATGATTCGTTTTTTTTAAAGCTCTCCTACCCCTGCCCCTTCTCCGGCGCGGGGAGTCAGGGCAGGGGAAACAAGAGAGATAGAATATATAAGAGACTATTTGTATTCGTTTCTGTTTAATCTATGGCTTAATATCCCTCATCCTGAACAAGTGCCGGATTTGCATCCATTATTGTTTGAGGTATCGGATAGTGCACATGATATGATTGAGCCGGCAAACCACGTTCCTGTGCTCTTTCAATCAGTTTACCAGTACGTATCAAATCTTCCCGGCGTTTTCCTTCATACCAAAATTCCCATCCTCTTTCGGTAAGAATATGGTCCCGAAGATCGGCTTTTGATCCAAAATCGGATAATTGAAGATCATCGATTCCTGCCCGTTCTCTTACCTGGTTGATAAGATCTATAGATTCCTGGTTCGGACCATTCAGCTCGTTAAGTGCTTCAGCCCGGGTTAAAAGAACATCTGCATATCGGATTACCGGAACATCATTTCCATATCCGGGACCTGCGGCTCCATCATCAGGCCAGTATTTAAATGGCCGTCTTCCAATGTTTTCGTCATCCACATTTGCCAGGTTATGAAGTTCACCGTCCTCGCCTACATATTCTGTTATGATCAGATCTTTGCGTGTATCGTTGGGATCGAATGTTTCATACCATGAATCGTAAACAAACAAGTTGGAGTCGTCGAAGTTTCGGGCTGATTCCGGGAAATACAATCCGGTACGCGGATGATAATAAAAGGGAGAGGGCGCATATGGATACGCAAAGTTCATAAAAGAATTACCTGCAGATCTGCCCGTATCTTTTTGTCCTTCTTTCACCCAGATCATCTCTTCATTTCCTTCATTGGCTACAAAAAACAGGCTAAAATAATCGGGAAACAGACCGTAAGCGCCCATATCCATAATGGTTTTTGCTTCATCGGCAGCTTTTTGCCACTGTTTTGTATTCAGGTAAAGTTTCATCAAAAACCCATGGGCAGCACCTTTGTTGGCTCTTCCGTACTGTGATTCTTCGCCTGGTTCGGGCAAGCCGGAAAGGGACGCTGTCAGTTCGCTTTCAACAAAGCTTACGATTGCTTCTTCGGAAGCTCTTGGGAGTTCCAGTTCATCATCACTGCTGGTTCTCAGAGGCACCCCGCCAAATCGCATATACAAGGTGTAGTATGACGCAGCTCTGATAAATGTAGCTTCAGCTTTAATCAGCGTTATTGACGATGCATCAATCGGTGCATCGTCTATTTCTTCCAAAATAATATTGGCATCCCGAATGGCTTCGTATGGTTTTGTATAGAAAAATGTGTGTACGGAAGCGGGATCCATAATAAAGTTCTGGTACGTTGGGGTCCAACTGGAAACCACGTATCCGTTATCTCCCATACATTCCTCAACTCCCAGAACATTTGCCAGTGAATTACCATTGTTTTCGGCAAGGTTGGCATATCCTGAAAAGAGAACTGATTCTATCCCTTCCAAAGTTTCAAAGAGATTATCGGGAGCTGTCTCTGAATACACTTCAGGCTCCAACGAGTCACTACAGCTCGCGAACAAAATCAAAACTAAAGCTATAGATGCGTAATTGAATGTTTTTAAAAATTTCATGATAGATATCCTTATAAATTGAAATTAAAAGCCAAGATTTACACCGACCAAGTAGGTCCTTGCGGATGGATAGCCATTCCAGTCAATCCTGAAATTAGCATCTCCATTTGGATTCAGTGCCGGATCAAATCCATCATAATCGCTTAATGTCAACAGGTTTTGTCCTGTTACATATATTTGGGCAGACCGGATAAATGTTTGCGGCAATGTATATGTAAGCCGTACTGTTTGCAGTTTAATGTAAGAGGCATCTACCACCGTGCGGGAATTAAGCGCATACGCTTCCTGATCACTTGAATCTATAAACGAAGGTTGATCGTTTGTTGGATTATCAACGGTCCAGCGGTTTAGAAGCGGCTCTGCCAATTTATTGGTACGTACCGTTGAAACATACGGGAAGTACGTTTCCAGCAGATTTCCATTTACCATTTTCACACCGGAAACTCCTTCGATAGAAACATGAAGCTCCCAGTTTTTGTAATTAACTGTATTCCCGAAACCCCATGTAAAATCAGGAATGGAATTACCGAGGTTTACCCTGTCTTCTGCGCTGATGGTGCCATCACCGTTTGTATCGTGGAATTTCCACTGGCCAGGCACGGCATCGTAACCTGCGGCTGCATCCGCTTCGTTGGTTTGCCAGACTCCGTCAACTTTGTAACCATAAAACGAATAGATAGGCAGACCGGGAGTTATGATGGCCGCATTACCTGATTTGGTTGGGATGCTTCCGGTTAGAATTCGCTCGATGTCACCTCCCAAATCCTTAACCTCATTATTCAAAGTGGCCAGGTTTAAATCTGATCTCCATGAAAAGTCTGTGGTTTCTACATTATAGGAGGTCAGAGATACTTCAAGACCTTTGTTTACCATCCTTCCAATATTTACCAA
It encodes:
- a CDS encoding dihydrodipicolinate synthase family protein; translation: MTSNQSEKYHGIIPPVVTPLLDQNTLDHEGLERLIDHILAGGVHGLFILGTTGEGPGLSYNLRAEITEKVCAQVDGSVPVLVGITDTSVTESIRLAEKASDAGADSVVAAPPYYFAANQPELLNYFRTLADQSPLPLFLYNMPSHTKVNFAPETVQELAKNPNIIGFKDSSGDVIYFQKVLSLLKDNPDFTVLVGPEEILMQTMLSGGHGGVNGGANMFPTVYVDMYNAAKEKDFNRMQQLQKKILAISSGLYTVGNSPMKYLQGVKCALSLMGICSDTFALPFHAFEGQEKEKIREALKQLDLGEVIQ
- a CDS encoding sulfatase gives rise to the protein MKRRAHNRLIINFLFSLLMIAGLSSRLSAQGSKNQEKPNIILIYIDDMGYSDVSSYGKEFGQNLTETPNMDRLVKEGKKFTNGYASAPLCSPSRAALLTGKTPARLNFEFVTKNETDDYSWDDEEWIKKFEGYDLVPPPFTLNLPLEEVTVAEALKKGGYETAISGKWHVAAHNKHYMGWSTEFGPEHQGFDFAKETFGSHPYSYTVGGQKKDTKEYKKGEYPVDALTNRAIDFLKQDHKKPFFLYVSHYYVHTPVEVNAQWLIDKYRKKAGPDLSEERVVYAAFVEIVDHYVGELLDAIDNEDLADDTVVILTSDNGGHPVYAFTRPFRGSKWNVYEGGIRVPFVVRWPGVVEAGSQSDAPVSQVDLKPTFMDLAGVENYEQGLDGKSIVPLFYDDEIDTFKNRTLYWHFPYYHPEGGEFEKTQSHIGLETGYVSQTLPQSAMRKGNLKLVYFYDGDKAELYDLAKDPSEQNDLSSERPWDTQMMKAELLQKLHEAGARFPRVNSKKN
- a CDS encoding sodium:solute symporter, with product MSTIDIIIFIIYLLGIILFGISFYQKERTSDDYSTGSGTLPAWVIGLSIFATFVSSISFLALPGSAFSSNWNSFVFSLSIPVAIFMAIKFFIPLYRKVGSPSAYTYLEERFGPWAKNYVASFWLLTQVMRVAVILYLLALPMYVILGWDMRIIIIITGISVMIYSILGGIKAVIWTDAIQAIILIFGAIITLAVLMFSLPEGPSQYFDVAAQYDKFSLGNFSLSLTESTFWIVFIYGIFINLQNYGIDQNYIQRYMTARNEKEAISSAFGGGLLYIPVSLLFFMIGTGLFVYYNVYPDLLPAEFKEAGMADSVFPYFIVNGLPTGITGLLIASIFAAGMSTISTSLNSGATVILNDFYKRYTKQKVSENKSVKVLYTASAAICLLGVLISFLIIRVESALDIWWNLAGIFSGGMLGLFLLGFFSQKVSNLPAMIGVGIGLLIIIWMSLSPAYFGGSLEAYQYSLHSYLTIVIGTLVIFLTGFLLSIVLPQKDMN
- a CDS encoding sulfatase-like hydrolase/transferase; translated protein: MKFPAKLFVVITILFWSGSSVSCTSESQKEEEVHQTPNVILILADDFAIGDLASFNGGITKTPSLDKLIDEGVYFNHAYSGSAVCSPSRAALMTGRYPHRTGSVTLNMQQYPELSRIAKSEVTIGNVFQENGYKTGLIGKWHNGLGEEYHPLNRGFDEFEGFVGFNVSETYFKYSLDVQGTYHDVDDKYLTNDLTERAKNFVNRHKAEPFFLFLAHYAPHRPLSAPEELIQNYLDKGFNKNTSTIYAMIEVMDRGIGELVDELKKLEIDDNTIILFSSDNGPDPIPGERFNVDMKGTKYTVNEGGIHVPFVVRWPDTLQPGERDQVIQFTDVLPTLADLLSLDVKEDLKWDGGSFRDILFDKNAAGDLPPYRYWQWNRGVPMYSHNAAIRDGDWKLVRPYVTRNVPDAESSARPVLYNIADDPSESVDVSDENRTQYQKMRVYLRQWARDVENDRLKIDD
- a CDS encoding sialidase family protein, producing the protein MKRMSKERMAVQCLFILFLFSGSLYAQAFDLEGVIVDYSSAETGLYLGSPSIAVLENGTYVVSIDPFGPAINKSEKPRAAKLFSSNDQGKSWTFITDVPNTFWAGLFTLDGDLYLMGSTDEYGDLAIRKSTDGGHTWTTPVDEHTGLLNTDYEYHTAPVPVVTHNGRIWRAMEDRYPPEKWGENFRALVVSAPVDSDLLDASSWTISNRLQYDHEKWEGYAWLEGNIVVTPNDELVNVLRADFRPEPIYGKAAVVNISENGETVSFTPETGFIDLPGGTKKFTIRYDDTSQKYWSLVNYIPEEYADFSEFRPDQIRNTLVLVSSKNLTDWKINKIIYQHPDVKHVGFQYADWLFENNDIVSVIRTAYPDHEGRNAHNAHDSNYIIFKRIKDFRQYE
- a CDS encoding FG-GAP repeat domain-containing protein, which produces MKNKSHFPSIMYTITLMIFLVSAVNSEPLEFNKSTESEVLRADSTGQVQPSEQEKDFSTLTRLSYNNPDITVDLGVGLWATPFPVDFDEDGQNDLLLGSGGRPYNGIYLFEGTTDEKGPLVFEKGKRLSASTASYNMQISHLEDSWVITQPGKAYPDYKNTFLENPVEIPFDPEFYIGRANQWKYFDYNGDGATDLIIGASDWRDYRWDDAYTKEGKWVNGPLRAFIYWMENKGTDENPDYAEPKKVMAGDEPVEVYGMPSPNFADFDGDGLPDLMLGEFLDKFTFFKNIGTRTNPKYAPGKLLKNNGNVVKMDLEMITPSALDWDKDGNVDLIVGDEDGRVAFVRNTGRIVNDVPVFEDPVYFKQKADEVKIGALATPFAYDWNGDGNQDIIAGNTAGYLLFVENLGGYPPKWAAPEYLEADGDVIRILAGENGSIQGPAEAKWGYTVLSVADWNGNGLPDIIINSILGKIMWYENIGTRSKPKLAAAKPVQVEWQRANPKPAWFWWEPVGKDLVTQWRSTPQAIDLNEDGLTDLVGLDQEGFLAFYERKKVNGELKLMPPKRIFYADKGVPSVYESGHHAIEIGTVGHPEDLVSYNEEGDLAYLARARRPVSPMTISTIFRVPGIKEYMNDSGKDLDRKPLRLNAGWAGSSGRRKFHLVDWTGDGKLDLIINSGTNADLMENVAENPGEFIFHGRGRLDDNPIGGHTSNPVTADFNKDEIPDLLIGGEDGFLYYKENPRTKK
- a CDS encoding RagB/SusD family nutrient uptake outer membrane protein, whose translation is MKFLKTFNYASIALVLILFASCSDSLEPEVYSETAPDNLFETLEGIESVLFSGYANLAENNGNSLANVLGVEECMGDNGYVVSSWTPTYQNFIMDPASVHTFFYTKPYEAIRDANIILEEIDDAPIDASSITLIKAEATFIRAASYYTLYMRFGGVPLRTSSDDELELPRASEEAIVSFVESELTASLSGLPEPGEESQYGRANKGAAHGFLMKLYLNTKQWQKAADEAKTIMDMGAYGLFPDYFSLFFVANEGNEEMIWVKEGQKDTGRSAGNSFMNFAYPYAPSPFYYHPRTGLYFPESARNFDDSNLFVYDSWYETFDPNDTRKDLIITEYVGEDGELHNLANVDDENIGRRPFKYWPDDGAAGPGYGNDVPVIRYADVLLTRAEALNELNGPNQESIDLINQVRERAGIDDLQLSDFGSKADLRDHILTERGWEFWYEGKRREDLIRTGKLIERAQERGLPAQSYHVHYPIPQTIMDANPALVQDEGY